The nucleotide window TTGTTGTGCGCTGCACAATAACACACCGCCCGCCCTATGCCACCCTCGGGCGTGGCATTAAGGATGACAAAAGGTAAACGCGCACCGGAGACGCTTGGTGTCCACATCGGCGGTGCGTTGCGGTTAAAAAAGGGCGCGAATCACCGGCGTGTCACGCGAAACGAGTGCGAATGTTCGAAAAAGGGACTGAAAAGCCGACCTCTGACTCTGAACCGGACCTCGGCAAGCTTGTCCTGGACTGGAGCCGTGATTCGCGGTTCGGCCCCCGCTTGAGCGCGGCAGACGCCACTTGGCTTGTTCTGGATGGAACAGGCGAGCGGATTCTGCTGGCATCGGCCGCGGCGGAGCGGCTTCAGCGGGCGATCGCCACCGATGATTCGGGTCGGATTGCCGAGGTGATTCGTCTGGCCGAGCAGATTCGCCCGCGCGGCCTGTCGCTCGATAAGCCGACCTTGGTGAAGCTGCGTTTCGAATCACGCCGTCTCGGGCCGGCCACGACATGCCTGGTTCTGCGGACCAAGGACGGGTCGGGGCGCAATCTGCTCATCCTCGCGCCCCTCGACCGCGTGCCGGGTCTCCGCGCACTGGCTCCCAAAGCCGTCGCCGAGCCGGACATGCCGCAGACGGAGGCCACGGCGCCGATCGAGACTCCCCTCCTCGAGAACCTGCCGTCTCCGACCGGCCGCGTCGTCTGGAAAAGCGACGCCGACGACAGGCTGACCGACATTTCAGGCGCCGCCGCCGCTTCCATCAGGCCGGCCTTGATCGGCAAGACATGGGCCGCCCTGTCCCAGACCCGCGCGCTGCTCGACGCCGAAGGGCTCCTGCTCGCCCTCGCCCAGCGCCGCACCTTCCGCGCGATCTCCGTCACCCTGCGGACCGATGGTGCCCCGGGCGCGCTGGACCTCGACATCTCGGGCACGCCGATCCAGCGTCCGGGCGCCGATTTCAGCGGCTTCAACGGTTTTGCCCTGGTGCGCCTATCGCTCGCGCCACCGGCACAGGAGCCGGAGACGCAGCAAGAACGAGAGGCCCCCGAGGACTCCGCCAGCAACAGCCCAACCAATCCGCCTCAGGTTGAGCGGGAGCGCGATGCGCACGGCATTGCCGAGGCGGATGCGGGCAAGGCGCCGGACTCCTCGCGCGCGCCGGCCTCCGAAGCCTCTGAATTTCCCAGGACGGAAGCGACGCCGGAGGCGGTTTTCCTGCCGGTGGCCGAAAACTGGAATGAGTTCGTCACCCCTCATGCGGATGCGGCCCCGTCGAAGGACAATGTGCCAGCCCGAGAGCCCATCGTCGCAGCGTCCGAAAAGCCCCTGGACGAGAACGGCTTCGCAACAGAGTCCTCCCCGGTTCTTTCTCAGGATGTGGCGCCCTCGCAGGACGGCGGCTGGACGGCGTTCCAGGACCCTCACCTGTCCAGCCACGAGCATGCTGCGTTCCGCGAGATCGCCCGCGCCCTCGGTGCACGCTTTGCCGGCGATGCCGAAACCGACGAGCCGTCCGCAGCGGTGAAGTCGGGCGACGAGCGCGTGGCGAGCGGATCGGTGACTCCGTTCCCGACCATGATGGCGCGCTCTGCCGAGCCGGCATCCGACGACCCCACGATGGCCGTGGCGGCGACGCTGGAGCGGCTGCCCGATGGCGTGATGGTCTATCGCGGGTCCAGCGTCCTGTTCGCCAACCGCCGATTGCTCACGATGGCGGGGTTTGCCGAGCTTGCCGACCTCGCGGCGTCCGGCGGCATCGGCAGGCTGTTCGGGGGGCTCGTCCCGCACGAGCGCACCGTGAGCGGTGCGCCTGCCATCCTCACGACGGCGGCAGGCAGTCGCCTGAGCGTCGACATGCAGGCCTCCGAGCTTGATTGGGGCGGCACGCCTGCCCAACTCCTCCTCATCCGCGACGCGGCCGCGAGCGAACCCGCCCGCGAACGGGTCGCGCTACAGATCGCCGATGCCTTCGCCGGAGCCCGTGCCGCCGACGCGCAGGCGGTGCTCGACAGCCTCGACGATGCCATCATCACGCTCGACCGGAATGCGAGGATCATCGGGCTCAACCGCAGCGCGGCGACCACCTTCGGTCTCGATCCGCGCGAGATCGTCGGCGCCGGCATCCTCAGCCTGTTCGCGCCGGAGAGCGCCGTCGACGTGCTCGCCAGCATTCACGGCGTCGCCGGCCCGGACCGGGACGTTGGCGCGCACACCACTCCCGATGTCATCGGCTGCACGGCCGCCGGCATGCTGCCGATGGTGATCAGGGTCGCCCCGCTCGCAGGGCGCGACGATGGCCGAATGGCCATGACGGTCCGGGATGTCCGCGTCGCGAGAAGCGTCGCCGCCGAGGCCTCGAGCGCTCGGCGCGCGGCGGAATATGCGAGCGCGCGCAAATCCGACTTCCTCGCCCGGATCAGCCACGAAATCCGCACGCCGATGAACGGCATCCTCGGCTTCGCCGACATGATGCTCGCCGAGCCGTTCGGACCGATCGGCAACGAGCGTTACCGCGACTATCTCGGCGACATCCACGCCTCGGGCAAGCACGTGCTCAGTCTCGTCAACGATCTCCTCGACCTCGCCAAGATCGAGGCGGGACGCCTCGACCTGACTTTCGCGGAAGTGCCTCTGAACGACGTGGTCACGCATTGCGTCGCGATGTTGCAGCCCCAGGCGTTGCGCGACCGGATCGTCGTGCGCACGAGCTTCTCCAACGACCTTCCGATCCTCGTCGCTGACGAGCGCTCGGTGCGGCAGGCTGCGCTCAACATCATCGCCAACGCAATCGCCTTCACCGAGGCCGGCGGACAGGTCATCGTCTCCACCACCTTGGCCGACCGGGGCGAGATCGCCCTCAGGGTGCGCGACACCGGGATCGGAATGACGCCGGACGAGGTCGAGACCGCCCTCGAACCGTTCCGGCAGATCGCCGTATCGGGGCCGGCCAAGGGAAGGCCGGACGGGCGAAGCGCGGGGACAGGCCTCGGCCTGCCTCTGACGAAGGCCTTGGTCGAGGCCAATCACGGGCGCTTCCGGATCGAGAGCCGGAAGGACGAAGGCACCCTGGTCGAGATGCTGTTCCCGCCGCAGGCAGTGACGAAAACCGCGTGATTTAAGAGACGAGCCCGGCTCGTCTCACGGCCTTGCATCTGGCATCATCCGGCGGGCATGCGCAGTGCATCGTGCGGCGCATCGCGCGATCGATGGGGGCCGACCATGCGGCCATCGAGGAGCGGCCACGATGCAGCACCCATGACGAGGCACCGATTGCGGCCGTTGGCCGTTGCGGCCCTGCTCTCCACGCTCTGCCTGCCGGCCGCGGCGGCCGAGCCCGTCCGCGTGACCCTCCTCACCAATCGCACCGGCCCCAACTCCGCCATCGGCGCTCGAGTCGCCAACGGCATGCACGATTATCTGGAGTTGCTGAACCAGCGCGACGGCGGGATCGGCTCTGTGCCGATCCTGGTCGAGGAATGCGAGGTGGCCTCGGACGTCGAACGCGCCCGCAACTGCTATGCCGCGGCCCGGGAGGCCGGGTCGGTCCTGATCACCACGCCCGACAGGGGCGTCACCTTGGCGTTGCTGCAGCCGTCCTCGCGCGACCGGATCCCGATCCTGTCCCTCGCCGACGGTTTCCCTGCCGGCACGCGCGGCGACCTCCTCCCATGGGTGTTCAACCCCTCCGCCACCGTGCTCGGCGGCATGACGATCGCCATCCGATATCTCGCGAACAGGCTCGGAGGTCTGTCCGAGTTGCAAGGCCTCTCCATCGGCCTCGTCTACAGCGACGCGCGCGCCGACCCTTCCGCCCTCGCCGTCCTGCGGGAGCTGGCCACGCGCTACGGCTTCTCGACGCCTCTCTTCGCGGATGACGAGACCGAAGCCGGCAAGGCCGCCTTGTGGACGCGCATCGCCGCCTCGCCCCCCGACCACATCCTGCTGCTCGGACAAGGGACGCAGAGCGGCGCCTCCGTCGAGGAGGCCCTCAAGGTCGGCTTCCCGCCGGATCGGATGATCGCCCTGCGCTGGCCCGACCAGGATGGCATCCGCCGCACGGGGTCGGCGAGTCGAGGCTTCAAGGAGGTCAGCCGCCACGCTTTCGGCGATGCCTTTCCGGCTTTCGACGCCATCGACCTCTTCGTCACCGATCGCGGGCTGTCCTCGACGCCGAAGGACGGCTCGGGCGAAACCCACTACAACCGTGGCGTCTACAACGCCGTGCTGGCCGCCGAAGCGATCGCCGAGGCTCAGAGAGCGCGGCGCGGCGCGCCGGTGCGCGGCGAGGACGTTCGCCGCAGCTTCGAGAGCCTGTCCGTGGACGAAAGCCGCTGGAAGGTGTTCGGGCTGGCGGGCTTCGCCCATTCCGTCACCCTCACCTGCCGCGACCATGGCGGCCGCCCGGCCGGCTTCATACAGGTCTGGGACGGCGCCAAATGGCTTCGGGCAGCGGGGGCCGTGCCGCAGATGAACGATCTGGTGGAAGCCCGCCTCGATGCGGTGGTGGCCGATTTCCGCACCGCAAACCCGGACTGGCCGGCCAGGACCGAACCCTGCGCGCCGCCACCTTGAATTCTGTGGCGATTCCGGGAAGCGAGGAGCACAGGCAACCGGGAACGCCCGCACCCGTTCTTCTGTCCATACTTGCGAAGAACTTCAGGAGAACGTCCATGCGTGCGTCCATCCTCGCCCTCGTATCGGCCCTTGCCGTGACCGGGCTTTCGGCGACGGGCCTGTCCCTCAGCGGCACCGCCGCCTACGCCCAGGGCGCCGGCACGTCGCAGCCCTCCGGCGGCAACGTCGAATCCGCCGGCCAATTTCGAAACATCGCCCCCACCGGCGTCACCAAGCCCCCGGGTGCGGCGGCCGCGGCCGACACGCCGCTGAAGCCGGCCGAGCGCCGCAAGCAGCGTAAGACCGAAGGTTCCGGGATCAAGGGGATCTGCATCGGCTGCAACTGATCCTTGCGCCGGCGATGCCGAGGAGTATTCCCCCAAAAGGGGGGTACAGGCGCCGGTGCATCCGTCCCCTTCGCGCTTGCGATCCGTCTGTCCCTGCGCCTAAGAACAGATTGGAAGTCCCGGCTGCGCGGTTCTCGCGATACGATCGGTCACCAACAGGGAAAACGTCATGAGCGAGAAGGTGGTCGACGTTCGCGCGGCCTGGATCGACGGTGCGCATGTAGACGACGCCGGATATCAGGCGATGTACAAGTCCTCGGTGGACGACCCTGCTGCCTTCTGGGGTGAGCACGGCAAGCGGATCGACTGGTCGACACCCTACTCGACCGTGAAGAACACCAGCTTCGCTCCCGGCAAAGTCTCGATCAAATGGTTCGAGGACGGCAAGACCAACGTCGCTTACAACTGCATCGACCGTCATCTCGCGACGCGCGGCGACCAGGTGGCGATCATCTGGGAAGGCGACGACCCCAACGAATCCAAGCACATCACCTATCGCCAGCTTCATTCGGAAGTCGGCCGCATGGCCAACGTGCTGCGCAATCGCGGCGTCGGCAAGGGTGATCGCGTCACGCTCTACCTGCCGATGATCCCGGAAGCCGCCTATGCCATGCTGGCCTGCGCCCGGCTCGGCGCGGTCCATTCCATCGTCTTCGGCGGCTTCTCCCCGGACTCCCTGGCCGGCCGCATCGAGGGCTGCGCCTCCAAGCTCGTCATCACCGCCGACGAAGGCCTGCGCGGCGGCCGCAAGGTCGCGCTGAAGGCGAATGTGGATGCCGCGATCGCGCGGCTCGGCAAGGACGCCGTGGATCACGTCGTCGTGGTGCGCCGCACCGGCACGAGCGTGCCGATGGAGCCCGGCCGCGACGTCTATTATGACGAGGCCGCCGCCCAGGTCACCGACGACTGCCCGGCCTTGGCCGTGGAGGCGGAGCACCCGCTCTTCATCCTCTACACGTCCGGCTCGACCGGCCAGCCGAAGGGCGTGGTCCACACCACCGGCGGTTATCTCGTCTACGCGTCGATGACCCACCAATACGTCTTCGATTACCGCGAAGGCGAGGTCTACTGGTGCACGGCCGATGTCGGCTGGGTCACCGGGCACAGCTACATCGTCTACGGCCCCCTCGCCAACGGCGCGACGACCCTGATGTTCGAGGGCATCCCGACCTATCCGTCCACCTCGCGGTTCTGGGACGTGGTGGACAAGCACAAGGTCAACATCTTCTACACCGCGCCCACCGCGATCCGCTCGCTCATGGGCGGCGGCGAAGGCCCGGTGAAGAAGACCTCGCGCGCCTCGCTCCGCATCCTCGGCTCCGTCGGCGAACCGATCAACCCGGAAGCGTGGGACTGGTACTACCGCGTGGTCGGCGACAGCCGCTGCCCCATCGTCGATACCTGGTGGCAGACCGAGACCGGCGGCATCCTCATCACCCCGCTGCCCGGCGCCACCAAGCTGAAGCCCGGCTCGGCCACGCGGCCGTTCTTCGGGGTGCAGCCGCTGATCGTCGATGCCGAGGGCAAGGAGCTCGACGGTCCGTGCGAGGGTAACCTCTGCATCAAGGATTCCTGGCCGGGCCAGATGCGCACGGTCTACGGCGACCACGAGCGGTTCGAACAGACCTACTTCTCCACCT belongs to Methylobacterium sp. 77 and includes:
- a CDS encoding histidine kinase dimerization/phospho-acceptor domain-containing protein; amino-acid sequence: MSAADATWLVLDGTGERILLASAAAERLQRAIATDDSGRIAEVIRLAEQIRPRGLSLDKPTLVKLRFESRRLGPATTCLVLRTKDGSGRNLLILAPLDRVPGLRALAPKAVAEPDMPQTEATAPIETPLLENLPSPTGRVVWKSDADDRLTDISGAAAASIRPALIGKTWAALSQTRALLDAEGLLLALAQRRTFRAISVTLRTDGAPGALDLDISGTPIQRPGADFSGFNGFALVRLSLAPPAQEPETQQEREAPEDSASNSPTNPPQVERERDAHGIAEADAGKAPDSSRAPASEASEFPRTEATPEAVFLPVAENWNEFVTPHADAAPSKDNVPAREPIVAASEKPLDENGFATESSPVLSQDVAPSQDGGWTAFQDPHLSSHEHAAFREIARALGARFAGDAETDEPSAAVKSGDERVASGSVTPFPTMMARSAEPASDDPTMAVAATLERLPDGVMVYRGSSVLFANRRLLTMAGFAELADLAASGGIGRLFGGLVPHERTVSGAPAILTTAAGSRLSVDMQASELDWGGTPAQLLLIRDAAASEPARERVALQIADAFAGARAADAQAVLDSLDDAIITLDRNARIIGLNRSAATTFGLDPREIVGAGILSLFAPESAVDVLASIHGVAGPDRDVGAHTTPDVIGCTAAGMLPMVIRVAPLAGRDDGRMAMTVRDVRVARSVAAEASSARRAAEYASARKSDFLARISHEIRTPMNGILGFADMMLAEPFGPIGNERYRDYLGDIHASGKHVLSLVNDLLDLAKIEAGRLDLTFAEVPLNDVVTHCVAMLQPQALRDRIVVRTSFSNDLPILVADERSVRQAALNIIANAIAFTEAGGQVIVSTTLADRGEIALRVRDTGIGMTPDEVETALEPFRQIAVSGPAKGRPDGRSAGTGLGLPLTKALVEANHGRFRIESRKDEGTLVEMLFPPQAVTKTA
- a CDS encoding ABC transporter substrate-binding protein, with the protein product MRPLAVAALLSTLCLPAAAAEPVRVTLLTNRTGPNSAIGARVANGMHDYLELLNQRDGGIGSVPILVEECEVASDVERARNCYAAAREAGSVLITTPDRGVTLALLQPSSRDRIPILSLADGFPAGTRGDLLPWVFNPSATVLGGMTIAIRYLANRLGGLSELQGLSIGLVYSDARADPSALAVLRELATRYGFSTPLFADDETEAGKAALWTRIAASPPDHILLLGQGTQSGASVEEALKVGFPPDRMIALRWPDQDGIRRTGSASRGFKEVSRHAFGDAFPAFDAIDLFVTDRGLSSTPKDGSGETHYNRGVYNAVLAAEAIAEAQRARRGAPVRGEDVRRSFESLSVDESRWKVFGLAGFAHSVTLTCRDHGGRPAGFIQVWDGAKWLRAAGAVPQMNDLVEARLDAVVADFRTANPDWPARTEPCAPPP
- the acs gene encoding acetate--CoA ligase, which codes for MSEKVVDVRAAWIDGAHVDDAGYQAMYKSSVDDPAAFWGEHGKRIDWSTPYSTVKNTSFAPGKVSIKWFEDGKTNVAYNCIDRHLATRGDQVAIIWEGDDPNESKHITYRQLHSEVGRMANVLRNRGVGKGDRVTLYLPMIPEAAYAMLACARLGAVHSIVFGGFSPDSLAGRIEGCASKLVITADEGLRGGRKVALKANVDAAIARLGKDAVDHVVVVRRTGTSVPMEPGRDVYYDEAAAQVTDDCPALAVEAEHPLFILYTSGSTGQPKGVVHTTGGYLVYASMTHQYVFDYREGEVYWCTADVGWVTGHSYIVYGPLANGATTLMFEGIPTYPSTSRFWDVVDKHKVNIFYTAPTAIRSLMGGGEGPVKKTSRASLRILGSVGEPINPEAWDWYYRVVGDSRCPIVDTWWQTETGGILITPLPGATKLKPGSATRPFFGVQPLIVDAEGKELDGPCEGNLCIKDSWPGQMRTVYGDHERFEQTYFSTYPNLYFTGDGCRRDEDGYYWITGRVDDVINVSGHRMGTAEVESSLVAHPKVSEAAVVGYPHSMKGQGIYAYVTLMEGEDGSDELRKELVAWVRKDIGPIASPDLIQFAPGLPKTRSGKIMRRILRKIAEDEFSSLGDTSTLAEPAVVEDLIENRQNRAS